A section of the Armatimonadota bacterium genome encodes:
- a CDS encoding Gfo/Idh/MocA family oxidoreductase, with the protein MARNNGPSRREVLARSAATAAALTFPAGVFSQAKNTIRVGVIGCGGRGTGAMFNSLDADPGVVVWALGDVFQDRLDGSRNYLRDNIKEKERFQVTKDREFVGWDAYKGVVATKPDYVILATPPYARPIHYAAAIEGGCHVFTEKPVATDAPGIRQFLAASDLATQKKLNVVCGTQRRHDLAYLDIMKRIHDGAIGEIRALYSYWNQGGLWSVAKTPQMSEMEWQLRNWLYFTWSSGDHIVEQHVHNIDICNWAMNAHPVKAICLAGRQVRTDAIFGNIYDHFMTQFTYANGVIQTSSCRQIDNTASRVSELIVGTKGTSDAASRIRMSQGSASKSYFPKGPSQGGSSGGSDYSYPDMNKKPDPYMLEHKDLIKAMKSGDYVNEGHRIAETTLTAIMGRMAGYTGAEVTWEQALNSNEKLVPARFEFGPIAVPSIAMPGKTKLA; encoded by the coding sequence ATGGCGCGAAACAACGGCCCGTCTCGGCGCGAAGTCCTGGCACGCAGCGCGGCGACGGCGGCAGCATTAACCTTTCCAGCAGGCGTGTTCTCCCAGGCCAAGAACACCATCAGAGTCGGCGTGATCGGCTGCGGAGGCCGCGGCACGGGCGCCATGTTCAACAGCCTCGATGCCGATCCGGGCGTGGTCGTTTGGGCCCTCGGCGACGTGTTTCAGGATCGCCTCGACGGCTCGCGCAACTATCTCAGGGACAACATCAAAGAGAAGGAGCGCTTCCAGGTCACCAAGGACCGGGAGTTTGTCGGTTGGGACGCCTACAAAGGCGTGGTCGCCACCAAGCCGGACTACGTCATCCTCGCGACCCCGCCCTATGCCCGTCCGATCCACTACGCGGCGGCGATCGAGGGTGGATGCCACGTATTCACCGAAAAGCCGGTCGCCACAGATGCCCCGGGTATTCGCCAGTTCCTCGCCGCTTCCGACTTGGCGACGCAGAAGAAGCTCAACGTGGTCTGCGGCACCCAGCGCCGGCACGATCTTGCTTACCTCGACATCATGAAGCGCATCCACGATGGCGCAATCGGCGAGATCCGGGCGCTCTATTCCTACTGGAACCAGGGCGGCCTCTGGAGCGTCGCCAAGACTCCCCAGATGAGCGAGATGGAGTGGCAGCTCCGCAACTGGCTGTACTTCACCTGGTCCTCGGGCGACCACATCGTCGAGCAGCACGTCCACAACATCGACATCTGCAACTGGGCGATGAACGCGCACCCCGTGAAGGCGATCTGCCTCGCGGGCCGCCAGGTCCGTACCGACGCGATCTTCGGCAACATCTACGATCACTTCATGACCCAGTTCACCTATGCGAACGGGGTTATTCAGACCAGCTCTTGCCGGCAGATCGACAACACGGCTTCGCGCGTCTCGGAGCTGATCGTCGGTACGAAAGGCACCTCGGACGCTGCAAGTCGGATTAGGATGAGTCAGGGCAGCGCTTCCAAGTCCTACTTCCCGAAGGGCCCGAGCCAGGGCGGATCGAGCGGCGGCAGCGACTACAGCTACCCCGACATGAACAAGAAGCCGGACCCCTACATGCTCGAGCATAAGGACCTGATCAAGGCCATGAAGAGCGGCGACTACGTCAACGAGGGGCACCGCATCGCCGAGACCACTCTGACCGCCATCATGGGCCGGATGGCCGGCTACACCGGCGCCGAAGTGACCTGGGAGCAGGCTTTAAACTCGAACGAGAAGCTCGTTCCAGCGCGCTTCGAGTTCGGCCCGATCGCCGTTCCGTCGATCGCCATGCCCGGAAAGACCAAGCTGGCCTGA
- a CDS encoding formylglycine-generating enzyme family protein codes for MMLSVALLTIASSAGAVVTGVPSHNPQDRAPYEQKIPDSLASFRMVPLPDGKITLQDRTYEIKGLFIGETEVTWDVFDVYAFKLDVPVEEHTTAAIVRSRPSKPYGAPDHGFGHEGYPALCATFNSAQMFCAWLSAKTGKKYRLPTEAEWEYAARAGKDKLESKITDLAWVSDNAKEKTHPVKQKKPNAWGLYDMLGNAGEWCKDMTGEPVLCGGCWMDKGSTVNPSTRAHQDRSWNKTDPQMPKSRWWLSDGFFVGLRVVCEG; via the coding sequence ATGATGCTGAGCGTTGCCTTACTGACCATTGCCTCTTCTGCCGGCGCCGTGGTGACCGGTGTACCGTCGCACAACCCACAAGACCGGGCGCCCTACGAACAGAAGATACCGGACTCGCTCGCAAGCTTTCGGATGGTCCCGCTCCCAGACGGCAAGATCACCCTCCAGGACCGAACCTACGAGATCAAGGGCCTGTTCATCGGGGAAACCGAGGTGACTTGGGACGTTTTTGACGTTTACGCGTTCAAGCTCGATGTGCCTGTCGAAGAGCACACCACCGCGGCCATCGTTCGCTCTCGGCCGAGCAAGCCCTACGGCGCGCCGGACCACGGGTTCGGCCATGAGGGCTATCCGGCGCTCTGCGCCACCTTCAACTCGGCGCAAATGTTCTGCGCCTGGCTCAGCGCAAAAACCGGCAAGAAGTACCGCCTCCCCACGGAGGCCGAGTGGGAATATGCCGCCCGCGCAGGTAAGGACAAGCTGGAGAGCAAGATCACTGACCTGGCGTGGGTCTCGGACAACGCGAAAGAGAAGACCCACCCGGTCAAGCAGAAGAAACCCAATGCTTGGGGCCTCTATGACATGCTTGGCAATGCGGGCGAGTGGTGCAAAGACATGACCGGCGAGCCCGTGCTCTGCGGGGGGTGCTGGATGGACAAGGGGTCGACGGTGAACCCATCCACGCGCGCACACCAGGACCGATCTTGGAACAAGACCGATCCTCAGATGCCCAAGAGCCGCTGGTGGCTCTCGGATGGGTTCTTTGTGGGTTTGCGGGTTGTCTGCGAGGGGTGA
- a CDS encoding FAD:protein FMN transferase, protein MVSKATLSIILGVSVLGRLGGGSVAAPSSAESFALRPSPFALARFEYSQIHMGIRVNLTLYARSEEAAERAARAGFGEFARLEQIMSDYRPDSELMRFCAKAGQGPQPIGKDLFRVLWHAQDVARLSSGAFDVTCSPVVRLWRQARKDGKMPPAEALQSALKLVGWKKLKLDRRAQTAELTVPGMLLDLGGVAKGDACDFALAAIKKAGIRSAMVECGGDITLGAAPPGSWGWPIKILGSSEQVQHLSNVAISTSGDAYQFVEIDGKRYSHICDPRTGLGLSNRLQATVIANRGLRSDPLTKVICVLGPGVGRRLACREGAAAVFIVTP, encoded by the coding sequence ATGGTCAGTAAGGCAACGCTCAGCATCATCTTGGGAGTCTCGGTTCTTGGACGCTTGGGCGGCGGCTCGGTTGCGGCTCCGAGCTCGGCTGAATCCTTCGCCCTTCGCCCTTCGCCCTTCGCCCTCGCTAGGTTCGAGTATAGCCAGATTCACATGGGAATCCGGGTGAACCTCACCCTCTATGCCCGCTCGGAGGAGGCAGCGGAAAGGGCAGCCCGCGCCGGATTTGGCGAATTCGCACGCCTCGAACAGATCATGAGCGACTACCGCCCCGACAGCGAACTGATGCGATTCTGCGCGAAGGCGGGGCAAGGGCCGCAGCCCATCGGAAAGGACCTGTTCCGGGTGCTTTGGCACGCCCAGGACGTGGCAAGGCTCTCGAGTGGGGCGTTCGACGTGACATGCAGCCCGGTGGTCCGGCTCTGGCGGCAGGCGCGCAAGGACGGCAAGATGCCGCCGGCCGAGGCCCTGCAAAGCGCGCTTAAGCTGGTCGGCTGGAAGAAACTCAAGCTCGATCGCCGTGCACAAACCGCGGAACTGACGGTTCCCGGCATGCTCCTGGACCTGGGAGGCGTCGCAAAGGGCGACGCCTGCGACTTCGCCTTGGCGGCCATCAAGAAGGCTGGAATTCGATCTGCCATGGTGGAGTGCGGCGGCGACATCACACTGGGTGCCGCGCCCCCTGGGAGTTGGGGTTGGCCGATCAAGATACTGGGTTCAAGCGAGCAGGTGCAGCACCTCTCCAATGTCGCCATTTCCACCTCGGGCGACGCCTATCAGTTTGTCGAGATCGACGGCAAGCGGTATTCGCACATCTGCGATCCTCGGACCGGTTTGGGGCTCTCCAACCGCCTCCAGGCGACCGTCATCGCTAATAGAGGGCTCCGGTCGGACCCGCTCACGAAAGTGATCTGTGTGCTGGGGCCGGGAGTTGGGCGGAGACTGGCTTGCCGCGAAGGCGCGGCCGCAGTCTTCATTGTGACCCCCTGA